A stretch of the Catalinimonas alkaloidigena genome encodes the following:
- a CDS encoding T9SS type A sorting domain-containing protein encodes MKNLLCYGISLLSLLLSHPLSAQVSLDWVKRYAFGQFTDLATDAAGNVYATGNFETNDSIFVMTVKLAPNGSLVWQKLFYSVPSPNNRPVALVLDESQGALYVAGATSTEFPNSFFNEDYLTLKYDLQGNQQWVRTFDGTAPGALEPSLERISHIGVDGTGNVYVTGISSGDYFNVYYDLVTISYAPDGTERWRRTYADQENAYDEPRAMKIDASGNLYLAGQVTPNCCSSYGLVFKYDSEGTLVWRHEMKGESPYQGSWIIDIALDHQGNVILVGGIQDQGGFTLKYTAAGSQVWKRYVEASLSLAAVDGMGNVVVSGSNAGSQQNAPPSDQENGLVTYKYTSQGNPLWSRTYGGPLYKKIYSSSATPSELVLDAAGNVYITGYQETPYGTTDDIMTFSYGPEGSPRWVQSYAGSHLTNFHRATALVVRADGQIYVAGGGYTNNFQRAQGVLLNYTQDGTPLPTTQTFWLEAECALVGNHWQTQTGSNQASNGSFVVRRGSYGYTYAFQPADYVSFAVDIYPADSFYFYARTKSLTSNSNSFWVRIDGGDWQVWNLPYGQGYVWSTLPLTPRNLNFGTHLIDVAYREPNTQLDKLYISTEPGIPVGFGEMASNCGVSPLRTVAAESAVDIGLRVQVYPNPVQDRLIIETDAPTHVRIYNALGVEVLSGQIEGQTQMPVHQLPKGIYFLHVEGQSAQRIVKQ; translated from the coding sequence ATGAAAAATCTTCTATGCTATGGTATCTCCTTACTCAGTCTATTGCTGAGCCACCCCCTCTCCGCTCAAGTCTCCCTCGACTGGGTAAAGAGATATGCGTTTGGTCAGTTCACGGACCTGGCGACCGATGCCGCAGGAAATGTCTATGCCACGGGGAATTTCGAAACCAACGACTCGATCTTTGTGATGACCGTAAAATTAGCTCCCAACGGCTCGTTGGTGTGGCAAAAACTTTTTTACAGTGTCCCTAGTCCCAATAATCGTCCCGTCGCCCTGGTACTTGACGAAAGTCAGGGAGCGCTCTACGTGGCTGGGGCAACGTCTACAGAGTTTCCCAATTCGTTTTTTAACGAAGATTACCTCACCCTCAAATATGATCTCCAGGGCAACCAACAATGGGTGAGAACCTTCGATGGCACCGCCCCTGGCGCTCTTGAGCCCAGTCTAGAGCGCATTTCACACATCGGCGTGGATGGCACGGGCAACGTCTACGTAACGGGCATCAGTTCAGGCGACTATTTCAACGTTTATTACGATCTGGTTACCATCTCGTATGCTCCGGATGGCACCGAGCGCTGGCGACGTACTTATGCCGACCAGGAAAATGCCTACGACGAGCCGCGAGCCATGAAAATAGATGCATCCGGTAACCTGTACCTCGCAGGGCAAGTAACACCGAACTGTTGTAGTTCCTACGGCCTGGTTTTCAAATACGATTCCGAGGGCACCTTAGTCTGGCGGCATGAAATGAAGGGAGAGAGTCCCTACCAAGGTAGTTGGATTATTGATATAGCGCTGGATCACCAGGGAAATGTCATCCTCGTCGGTGGGATTCAAGATCAAGGCGGTTTTACGCTGAAGTATACCGCAGCAGGTTCCCAAGTGTGGAAGAGGTATGTTGAGGCCAGTCTCAGTCTGGCAGCCGTCGACGGGATGGGGAATGTCGTTGTCTCAGGAAGCAACGCGGGTTCACAGCAAAACGCTCCCCCCAGTGATCAGGAGAACGGCCTCGTCACTTACAAATACACTTCTCAGGGCAATCCGCTCTGGTCCAGAACCTACGGCGGTCCCCTGTATAAAAAGATATATTCCTCTAGTGCAACGCCGTCCGAGCTGGTGCTGGATGCAGCCGGAAATGTGTACATCACGGGGTATCAGGAAACGCCTTATGGCACCACGGATGATATCATGACCTTTTCCTACGGCCCCGAGGGATCACCGCGCTGGGTGCAGAGTTACGCCGGGAGCCATCTTACCAACTTTCATCGGGCGACCGCCCTGGTGGTACGTGCGGACGGGCAGATCTACGTAGCTGGAGGGGGATATACGAACAATTTTCAGCGGGCACAAGGCGTACTCCTCAACTATACGCAGGACGGCACACCACTTCCCACGACGCAAACCTTCTGGCTGGAAGCCGAATGTGCCCTAGTCGGCAATCACTGGCAAACCCAGACGGGGAGTAACCAGGCCTCCAACGGTAGTTTTGTGGTCAGACGCGGGAGCTATGGCTATACGTATGCATTCCAACCTGCCGATTATGTAAGCTTCGCGGTAGATATCTATCCAGCCGACTCGTTCTATTTCTATGCACGCACCAAAAGTCTCACCAGTAATAGCAATTCTTTCTGGGTCCGCATCGATGGGGGCGACTGGCAGGTATGGAACTTGCCTTACGGACAAGGGTACGTGTGGAGCACCTTGCCACTTACCCCTAGGAACCTGAATTTCGGTACGCATCTGATTGACGTCGCTTACCGGGAACCCAACACGCAACTTGACAAGCTCTATATTAGCACTGAACCCGGTATTCCCGTGGGCTTTGGTGAGATGGCCAGCAATTGTGGAGTCTCCCCATTACGCACCGTCGCGGCCGAAAGCGCCGTGGACATCGGTTTAAGGGTGCAAGTGTATCCTAATCCGGTGCAGGATCGGTTGATTATAGAAACGGATGCGCCTACACACGTGCGAATTTACAACGCGTTGGGCGTAGAAGTCCTTTCCGGTCAGATAGAAGGTCAGACGCAGATGCCGGTGCATCAGCTCCCGAAAGGCATTTATTTTTTACACGTAGAAGGCCAGTCTGCGCAGCGAATTGTTAAGCAGTAG
- a CDS encoding LytR/AlgR family response regulator transcription factor produces MKEKLTCCIIEDEPLAQEILEEYIGKVPFLEWKGSYMSPLEAAEPLARDPPNLLFLDINLPDLDGLSFIPMLHHQPLIILTTAYDQYALKAYELEVKDYLLKPFTFQRFYKGVLRLYQEHPPRHPPEKRDEIAEARQDQTYLFLKVGHRIQKVATREILFVEGMKDYLRIHTAKEKLMTLLSFAQLEALLPSPNFVRVHRSFLVAIDKIDYIERNRIKMADHIIPISDTYAEGFFQRLKGFP; encoded by the coding sequence ATGAAAGAAAAGCTGACCTGCTGTATCATTGAGGACGAACCTCTGGCCCAGGAAATTCTGGAAGAGTACATCGGCAAAGTTCCGTTTCTGGAATGGAAAGGGTCTTACATGAGTCCGTTGGAGGCGGCCGAGCCTCTGGCGAGAGACCCACCCAATCTCTTGTTTCTTGACATCAATCTGCCAGACCTGGATGGGCTCAGTTTCATCCCGATGTTACACCACCAACCCCTGATTATCCTCACGACCGCCTACGATCAGTATGCGCTGAAGGCGTATGAATTGGAAGTGAAGGACTACTTGTTAAAGCCCTTTACGTTCCAACGGTTTTACAAAGGCGTATTACGCCTCTACCAGGAACACCCCCCCCGGCATCCCCCGGAAAAGCGGGACGAAATCGCGGAAGCCAGGCAGGACCAGACGTATCTTTTTCTCAAGGTGGGCCACCGAATCCAGAAGGTGGCGACGCGCGAGATTCTCTTTGTGGAGGGAATGAAAGACTACCTACGGATTCATACCGCGAAAGAGAAGCTAATGACGCTGTTGAGCTTTGCTCAGCTGGAAGCACTGCTGCCTTCCCCAAATTTTGTCCGTGTGCATCGGTCCTTTCTGGTCGCCATTGACAAAATCGATTACATCGAGCGAAACCGGATCAAGATGGCCGATCACATCATTCCCATCAGTGATACCTATGCCGAGGGTTTTTTTCAGAGGCTAAAGGGATTCCCGTAA
- a CDS encoding sensor histidine kinase, protein MERIKKIFRLIHLSLWGLFTLLVGLQLGGEGEAHWLAKTTGFVATCIYVFYSHFHLLTRYTGKKKSERYVRSLVAILLTGPLPFLLTHHEALNSGSLFMEYYLMTLISIVVIFIFLGWLARVTETLVLNTIRKEQLEKQAAEAELQSLKAQIHPHFLFNTLNNIHTLVYKQAPTAPEAVQQLASLMRYMIYESNAPTVPLAREMDYVRDYVSLQQLRYKQRPVVDLQIEGETEAYAIAPLLFIHLLENAYKHSPARLEPGDLKVRVSIHEGTLLFRVQNPIGKRTAQSLEEPGGIGLPNVRKRLALLYPDQHTLTLQHTGETFTVLLTIHLHPAQAHERKADLLYH, encoded by the coding sequence ATGGAGCGCATCAAGAAAATCTTCCGGCTGATTCACCTCTCTCTCTGGGGCTTGTTCACCCTGTTGGTAGGCCTGCAACTGGGGGGAGAAGGCGAGGCGCACTGGCTAGCCAAAACGACGGGATTTGTTGCCACCTGTATCTATGTGTTTTACAGCCATTTCCATCTCCTGACCCGGTATACCGGGAAGAAGAAAAGCGAGCGCTACGTTCGCAGCTTGGTGGCCATCCTATTGACAGGGCCTCTTCCTTTTCTGCTCACCCACCACGAAGCGCTGAATTCGGGGAGCCTGTTTATGGAGTACTACCTGATGACGCTGATTTCGATCGTCGTCATCTTTATTTTCTTAGGCTGGCTGGCCCGGGTCACCGAGACGCTGGTACTCAACACGATCCGGAAAGAGCAGCTGGAAAAACAGGCCGCGGAGGCCGAATTGCAATCTCTAAAAGCGCAGATCCATCCGCACTTCCTCTTCAATACTCTGAATAACATTCACACCCTGGTGTACAAGCAAGCGCCTACCGCCCCGGAGGCGGTGCAGCAACTGGCCTCGCTGATGCGCTACATGATTTATGAATCCAATGCGCCCACGGTTCCGCTGGCCCGGGAGATGGACTATGTGCGGGATTACGTGAGTTTGCAGCAGCTCCGCTACAAGCAACGTCCGGTGGTCGATCTCCAGATCGAGGGGGAGACCGAAGCCTACGCCATTGCTCCCTTGCTGTTCATTCACCTGCTGGAAAATGCCTACAAACACAGCCCCGCCCGGCTGGAGCCCGGCGACCTGAAGGTGAGGGTGTCGATCCACGAAGGGACCCTGCTCTTCCGCGTGCAGAACCCTATCGGCAAAAGAACAGCCCAGTCGCTGGAAGAACCCGGGGGTATCGGGCTGCCCAACGTCCGGAAACGGCTGGCGTTACTTTACCCTGACCAGCATACACTCACCCTTCAGCACACCGGCGAAACCTTTACGGTTCTGCTGACCATCCACCTGCATCCTGCACAGGCACATGAAAGAAAAGCTGACCTGCTGTATCATTGA
- a CDS encoding DUF4010 domain-containing protein translates to MSLLVFSLFSSPITKADAGTGKPRPTKSAVVFGLVFALVLLATAAAREYLGNKGLYGVALISGLTDVDDYHHFHRPDGRWRTGRGFLYGRLAADFVGALANIAFKRGAVAILGGLSLLK, encoded by the coding sequence TTGTCCTTATTGGTTTTCTCTCTTTTTTCGTCCCCAATCACAAAAGCCGATGCCGGAACCGGAAAACCCCGCCCAACGAAAAGTGCAGTGGTTTTCGGCCTCGTTTTCGCCTTGGTGTTGCTGGCCACCGCCGCGGCGCGGGAGTATCTGGGAAATAAAGGGTTGTACGGCGTCGCGTTGATTTCCGGTCTGACGGATGTGGACGACTATCACCATTTCCATCGCCCAGATGGCCGGTGGAGGACAGGAAGGGGTTTCTTATACGGACGCCTGGCGGCTGATTTTGTTGGGGCGCTAGCCAACATAGCGTTTAAAAGAGGAGCCGTCGCGATCCTGGGTGGTCTTTCCCTGCTCAAATGA
- a CDS encoding ABC transporter permease: MLRNYLLIAWRNLLSNKVFSLINILGLAFGIAACLLIAFFVWDELAYDAYHPEGERVFRVYNESTEEESGTVKFHVTVPPMFAPTLDEFAEVESTCRVLMALNYLPLFSQGKRQIYEPNGLFVDSTFLELLALPLRYGDAATALTEPNTLVLSRPLAEKYFGPANPVGNTLLLDGVTMRVTGVLTDLPARMHLAPSFLLPMATFVTYVEPERMESWRWQQFFTYIKLRKGVEAQAVEARLQSVVKAQAWPQTQSSGSHYLPFLQPLRQIHLHSSQFVWEIAERGNIAHVRALTLVGLFLLLIAGINFVNLSTARATRRAREVGVRKTNGALRSQLILQFTSEALLVAGLAFSVAMAMVQGTLPWLRNFTEKNLGAELLRQPLFWVLLLGSVLVLGVLAGFYPAWVLSAYQPIRVLKGKLESSGRQSVFLRQGLVVTQFALSALLILSTLIIQRQVDYLQHSDLGFQKEQLLVLPLRGALGAQLESVKEELLRRPHILAATAGYGLPGDALATDAVKLPGREGELTAAVFTVDHDYVKTLGLEVAAGRDLSREYPSDEHSAFLLNETAVKSFGFGTPKEALGQRLDWDMWGKDSLKQGTVVGVVRDFHFKSLREKVAPAVLHIYPEAYATLSLRLEAKGLSQTLAFLEEKWHEWVPDQPFTYKFLDENFEAMYRSERRVGTLFRGFTALALFVALLGLVGLVIFTTEQRIREIGIRKVFGASVLQVVTTLARDFVGVIVLGVGLGLPIAYFATQNWLGEFAYRIQPGWELFVGTGILILSVALLTMVYQFRKAALANPVDTLRYE, translated from the coding sequence ATGCTTCGTAACTACCTTCTCATCGCCTGGCGCAACCTCCTCAGCAACAAGGTGTTTTCCCTCATTAACATCTTGGGACTGGCCTTTGGGATCGCTGCTTGTCTGCTCATTGCCTTTTTCGTGTGGGATGAACTCGCCTACGACGCCTACCACCCGGAAGGCGAGCGGGTGTTTCGGGTCTACAACGAATCGACGGAGGAGGAAAGCGGCACGGTGAAATTTCACGTGACCGTACCCCCCATGTTTGCGCCCACCCTTGACGAGTTTGCGGAAGTAGAAAGCACCTGCCGCGTGCTGATGGCCCTGAACTATCTGCCCCTGTTCAGTCAGGGGAAACGGCAAATTTACGAGCCCAACGGCCTGTTTGTCGATTCCACATTTTTGGAACTACTCGCCCTGCCCTTGCGGTACGGAGATGCGGCAACCGCTTTAACGGAGCCCAACACGCTGGTGCTCTCCCGACCCCTCGCCGAGAAGTATTTTGGCCCAGCGAATCCGGTAGGAAACACGCTGTTGCTGGATGGCGTAACCATGCGCGTTACGGGCGTGCTGACCGACCTGCCGGCGCGGATGCACCTTGCCCCCAGCTTCCTGTTGCCGATGGCAACCTTCGTCACATACGTCGAACCGGAGCGGATGGAGAGTTGGAGATGGCAGCAGTTCTTCACCTACATCAAGCTTCGGAAGGGCGTCGAGGCCCAAGCGGTGGAAGCTAGGCTTCAGTCGGTGGTCAAAGCGCAGGCCTGGCCTCAAACGCAGTCGTCAGGATCGCACTACCTGCCCTTCCTGCAACCGCTGCGGCAGATTCACCTCCACTCTTCCCAGTTTGTCTGGGAGATCGCCGAGCGCGGCAACATTGCCCACGTGCGTGCCTTGACGCTGGTCGGCTTGTTTCTCTTGCTCATCGCTGGTATCAACTTTGTTAACCTCTCCACCGCCCGCGCCACCCGCCGAGCCCGCGAAGTCGGGGTTCGCAAGACAAATGGCGCCCTGCGCAGCCAACTGATTTTGCAATTTACCAGCGAAGCGCTGCTGGTGGCCGGGTTGGCCTTCTCTGTGGCCATGGCGATGGTACAGGGGACACTGCCCTGGTTACGAAATTTTACGGAGAAGAACCTGGGGGCCGAGCTCTTGCGTCAGCCGCTGTTCTGGGTTCTTCTCCTGGGGAGCGTATTGGTGCTGGGCGTGCTGGCGGGCTTCTACCCGGCCTGGGTGCTGTCGGCCTACCAACCCATCCGGGTGCTGAAAGGAAAGCTGGAATCCTCGGGCCGACAGTCCGTCTTCCTGCGACAGGGGCTGGTGGTGACGCAATTTGCGCTCTCGGCCCTGCTCATTCTCAGTACGCTCATTATCCAGCGGCAAGTAGATTATTTACAGCATAGCGATCTGGGCTTTCAAAAAGAGCAGTTGCTGGTGCTGCCCCTGCGGGGTGCGCTTGGCGCTCAGCTCGAATCCGTAAAGGAAGAGTTGCTGCGTCGTCCGCACATCCTGGCCGCTACGGCCGGCTACGGCTTGCCCGGAGATGCGCTGGCCACCGATGCCGTCAAGCTACCGGGGCGTGAAGGCGAGCTGACCGCGGCCGTCTTTACCGTAGATCACGACTATGTAAAGACGTTAGGGCTGGAGGTGGCGGCGGGACGCGACCTCTCGCGGGAGTATCCCTCCGACGAGCACAGCGCCTTCCTGCTCAACGAAACGGCGGTGAAAAGTTTCGGCTTTGGCACCCCGAAAGAGGCCCTCGGCCAGCGCCTCGACTGGGACATGTGGGGCAAGGATTCGCTCAAGCAAGGCACCGTGGTGGGGGTGGTGCGCGACTTCCACTTCAAGAGCTTGCGAGAGAAAGTAGCCCCGGCCGTGTTGCACATCTATCCTGAGGCCTACGCCACGCTCTCGCTTCGGCTCGAAGCGAAAGGCCTGTCCCAAACCCTAGCTTTTCTGGAGGAAAAATGGCACGAATGGGTGCCTGACCAACCGTTCACGTATAAGTTTCTGGACGAAAATTTCGAGGCCATGTACCGGTCAGAACGCCGGGTGGGCACACTTTTTCGCGGCTTTACGGCCCTGGCCCTCTTTGTGGCCCTGCTGGGGTTAGTGGGCCTGGTGATCTTCACCACGGAACAGCGTATCCGCGAAATCGGGATCCGCAAGGTATTTGGCGCTTCGGTCCTGCAAGTCGTGACGACCCTTGCCCGTGACTTTGTGGGGGTAATTGTATTGGGCGTGGGCCTTGGCCTTCCCATCGCCTATTTCGCCACGCAAAACTGGCTCGGCGAGTTCGCTTACCGCATCCAGCCGGGGTGGGAACTCTTTGTGGGCACGGGCATACTGATCCTGTCAGTGGCACTGCTCACCATGGTCTATCAATTCAGGAAGGCGGCACTTGCCAATCCGGTCGATACCCTGCGGTACGAATAG